In Narcine bancroftii isolate sNarBan1 chromosome 7, sNarBan1.hap1, whole genome shotgun sequence, the sequence TATCCAAATATGCACCTGCATTTCAGGGCATTCTAGATTTGCCCAGAATaatctggggttttttttcatgctattTTCCAGGAATGACTTTGTTCAAATAACTATATTCTTTGAGATAATGACCTCTACCTATTTTTCCCAATGGTCTAGATGTTGGAAGGATAGTTTGAAGCCAGTTTTTGGGAACAAGAGGCTTTTGCTGGTTGTTGGACTTGGCAAAGTTTAACTCCACCAAACTCCAGCACATTTCGTATGTTCTTCCCTGCCACTTGCCTTGCAGCAGAGGGTGGGCTCGGACCAGCCTTGTATTAAGGGCATTGCTATTACTTGGTGGAGCAGAGGGTGGGCTCGGACCAGCCTTGTATTAAGGGCATTGCTATTACTTGGTGCAGCAGAGGGTGGGCTCAGACCAGCCTTGTATTAAGGGCATTGCTATTACTTGGTGGAGCAGAGGGTGGGCTCGGACCAGCCTTGTATTAAGGGCATTGCTATTACTTGGTGGAGCGGAGCAGAGGGTGGGCTCGGACCAGCCTTGTATTAAGGGCATTGCTATTACTTGGTGGAGCAGAGGGTGGGCTCGGACCAGCCTTGTATCAAGGGCATTGCTATTACTTGGTGGAGCAGAGGGTGGGCTCGGACCAGCCTTGTATTAAGGGCATTGCTATTACTTGGTGCAGCAGAGGGTGGGCTCAGACCAGCCTTGTATCAAGGGCATTGCTATTACTTGGTGCAGCAGAGGGTGGGCTCGGACCAGCCTTGTATCAAGGGCATTGCTATTACTTGGTGCAGCAGAGGGTGGGCTCGGACCAGCCTTGTATCAAGGGCATTGCTATTACTTGGTGCAGCAGAGGGTGGGCTCGGACCAGCCTTGTATCAAGGGCATTGCTATTACTTGGTGGAGCAGAGGGTGGGCTCGGACCAGCCTTGTATTAAGGGCATTGCTATTACTTGGTGGAGCAGAGGGTGGGCTCGGACCAGCCTTGTATTAAGGGCATTGCTATTTCTTGGTGGAGCAGAGGGTGGGCTCGGACCAGCCTTGTATTAAGGGCATTGCTATTACTTGGTGGAGCAGAGGGTGGGCTCGGACCAGCCTTGTATTAAGGGCATTGCTATTACTTGGTGGAGCAGAGGGTGGGCTTGGACCTACCTTGTATTAAGGGCATTGGGTGGGCTCGGACCAGCCTTGTATTAAGGGCATTGTTATTACTTGGTGGAGCAGAGGGTGGGCTCGGACCAGCCTTGTATTAAGGGCATTGCTATTACTTGGTGGAGCAGAGGGTGGGCTTGGACCTACCTTGTATTAAGGGCATTGGGTGGGCTCGGACCTACCTTGTATTAAGGGCATTGCTATTACTTGGTGCAGCAGGTGAAGATGGAAACGCTGTTTGAAATTCCGTCGCAGGGCTCCTTGCTCAGCGCCACACCGGCTGTATGTGGGGGGCGGCAAGTCGGCCAGCAGGTTTCGGACCATTTCCCGCTCCCACTTGCCCAAACAACCCCGAGCCCTGGCCCGAGCCATGAAGTCCCGCTTCTCTCCCGCGCTCCTGGCTTGGCCGCTCCGTCCCGCCGAGCCCCAGAGACTGCAGTCGGTCTCCCCCTTTCCCAGAGGGTGGCGGCCCCAGCCTGGACCCGCCTGCCTTTGGCAAACGACCTTCCCCTGCAGCATGTCGAACGCCCTTCTGTTCCAGCTCCTGGCCGGTTGGCCGCCCCCCTTGGAGGGGTTTCGCTGCCCAGCGGCAACCCCCAGAGCCAGGACCGCCCAGCTCAGCGCGAACAGCTCGCGGGGCCACATCGCCGCCCCGATCCCCGGTCGATGCAGGCTCGCCCCCTCGGATCCTGCTTCCTGGATGTGCCCGGCGCTAGTCTCTGCGGAACCTCCTCTTGTTTCTCCCAGTCCCTTGGTCTCCAGACTCCTTCCCACCTCTCGCCCACTTCGATCTGCGCCCCTCTCAGGCTCCCAGCCGGCGCCGGGACGTCCCTCGAAGGGCTGTCGgggtggaatgggggggggggggggcgacacgTGTGTGAAGGAGGGGCGCCTTCCTCGCTGAACTGGCCGCCGCCCTGGAGCCGCGGAGTCTGAGCGTTTCGCCCTGttcgggaccccccccccccccactccccgggTGCGTCCGGCAGCTCCCCGGTACCTGGGCGCTGCTCAGCGGCAGGGGAACGTGaagttcgggggtgggggggtgggggggtgggggggtcctggCCCGAAGATCGTGTATTTGCAAAATAATCGCCGATAAGAACATGTAACCGGTGACATTTATCGGCAGGAGATGGATCACGGACCATCCTCGGGCCGCAGAATTAGATTCATTCATTAATAAAAACCAAGCGTCCAAAGCCAAGTCAAGAGCGATGTTGCTGGGAATATTCAGCATCAGTCCCGGAGAATTTGGGAAGAGAAACGGGATTAACATTCCCCAATAAATGACCGAACTGCATTTGATCTCCCCCAGCGCAGGAGGCCACGGGAGTGTCGCATCCACTGGGTGTGTGTTGGCGGAATGTATCAAACCACTGTGTTCAGGGAGGTCAATACTTGCATTCCCAATGTTGCTACATTTAACAACCAAATAACCTTGAAGGCGTGTTTGCATCTCTCAGAACGGTTCGTGGGCACAGTACAATCCTTTGGAATAATCCCACATGACGCCACTACATAAAtcagttagtttttttttctaattaggACAAAGGAGAGAGATTTTTCATGCACCATCAAGAGCTTCCAGTGTTGTATGTAAGAAATTTTTTTTGGGTGAAAGGATAGCTTTCATCCTTGAAGTGGTATAGAGAAAGCAGTAACCAGAAGATGCATCTAGAAAactgttttaaaattgtaatagtGGACCAGAATTAGCAAAGTTTGGAATGAGGTCAAAGTTTCTCAGATAGGGTGATTCCTCCCTGGAGGGGCACGAGAGACCAAGCTACTGCATTCATTGAAGAACTGATTTGACGTTGAAACATAATACAtgggagtagaaataggctattcagcccatcgagtctcccccaccatttaaacatgagctgatccattttcccactcagccccactgcccggccttctccgcttcacctttgatgccttggctaattaaGAACCACCCAATctctgacttggcctccacaaccacctgtggcaacaaattccaccgattgaccaccctctggctgaagaaattcttctgttctaagcagacgtccttccatcctgaagttatgccctctagtcctagacactcccaccgtgggaaacaacctttcttaaTCGActcgtccatgcctttcaacttttgaaatgtttcaatgagaagcATTTCAGACTCCTAAATTCTAATTAGTACAGGCCAAGAAGCTGTCAAAcggtcctcatatgataaccattTAATTCTtcgaatcatctttgtgaacctcctctgaaccctctccaatgttaccacatcctttcttaaacattgAGCCCAAAAATGCTTACAATATtccgtgagatctcaccagtgccgtATAAAACCtctacatcacatccctgctcttgtattctattccgtTTGAAATAAATGCCTTCTACACCACCAACTCATCCTGCAAGTTTGCCTTTAGGCTattctgcacgaggactcccaggtccctttccaTCTGCGAATATTCAAAtttctctccatttagaaaataatctgccaATGTATTTCTTCCTCCAAATTCATGACTGTATACTTTTTGAAATGGTATTTCTTTGACAGtactctgcccattctcctaatctgtctaaatccttctgcagcctgcGGATCATGAAGGGTGACCAAGCAATGGCAGACAATGTCTTTGAATACAGTAATGATCTTGTGATTTTTCTAATTTGTCTGACTGAGGAGTACATTATTACATGCACTTGCTATTGGGCCAAAGGTGAAGACTTAAACTGACTTGAGTTAATTGGATCCTGCAAACCAAACTGATATTGAAATGAGGTTAAACAAGACCTGCCATTCCAAGCGAGCAATGTAGGAGAGATGCCTGTATTCTGGCCCAGATTCTGGATTAAAGCAGTACTCTACAAGAACAGTATAGCAGCAATGCAAAACCATATCATGTTGCACTGATTGACATGGTGTATATATTTAATATGTGAACAAAAATAAAAggtgaataaaataaaataatatgtgaacaaaaataaaagaaaaggtacaaggactgcctaaagaaatctcttggtgcctgccacattgaccaccgccagtgggctgatctcgcctcaaaccgtgcatcttggcgcctcacagtttggcgggcagcaacctcctttgaagaagaccgcagagcccacctcactgacaaaagacaaaggaggaaaaacccaacacccaaccaaccaattttcccctgcaaccgcttcaaccgtgtctgcctgtcccgcatcggacttgtcagccacaaacgagcctgcagctgacgtggacatttaccccctccataaatcttcgtccgcgaagccaagccaaagagaacaaAAATATATTGTGAGCAATAATTTCATATCAAATTTGACTACAGCTGCTTTTGAATTTTCTTATTGGCTGGGTTGTTATCTTCATATTAACATCAATATTTTGTTTAATTGACAATAGTGGGCACATTTCTACCGAGGTTGCATCTTCTTGCCTATTTCCAAATGAGACAAAAACAAGtggataaaacaaaaaaaaaggaatactAAAGGCAAAGCTTTCCAATGGGTATTGGACAAGACTCTGCAGACAGGAATTTGAGCAGACAATAAAATATCATATTGTGAAAATTTAATCGGGCCCGATACAAGCTTGAAGGGAGGTTAAATGTTTAAGATGTCTGGAGAGTAGAACTATGAATTGCTTCAAGGCCAGTGCTTCTCAGGAAATTAACCATGGTAAAGTCATCAAGCTTTGAGCCGTTATATACGGGATTACCAAACAATTCAaagaaaaacatgaaaatctaggaaaatatgaattttaaaacaCTGAGCTACAGTGGATTCAATAAAATGGGTTTGCTTGCAATAGGATAAAAATGACAGAGAAATACTGATTTGAAAACCACCTGTCAAGCAGATTGTTTTTGATGCCTTAAAAAAGGGGAGAAACCAACACTCGCTCGAGACCAATGAAGATGGGATGAGGATTGAATGAAGCTGCGAGAATTGAATTTTACACTAATGGTGTTTGTGAGGAGTTGGTTTTCACCAAGGAAGAGATGCGCAAAGCACTTAACATAATCATTTGAAGATGATAAGTCTAGCAGGTCTGGATGGAACATTGATCACTATGGACTTTCCTTCCCTCCTGTTGGAGATTAATTACATTGTTTAGTCCATAACTCCAGTATATTTGAATCATGTGACCATAAGATTGGGAGGGCTACCTGGATGGGTTTACATGATCCCAATAATTCTATATTTTTCTGCTTCTCAGTCTGTGGGAAGCCTCCTGAACTACTTTGGAGCAGTTTGTGTGATGCCACAACTGACCTTGTATTTtctagtcttgtggcaccgatacctctttcctgatggcaggagcgTGTGCTGAGTTGTGCAGGTACTTGATGTACtaggctttgcctgtgatgtactaggctgtgtccatgatcttttgcagggctttgtgctcagaagtattggtgccccatacccggctgtgatgcagccattcaTCACCCTTTCCATCATGCATCCATAGAAGTTtactagggtttctggtgtcatgccaaacttctgcaaactcctgaggaaggagggGCACTGACCTGCTTTCTTGAAAATGACAATGTCTAGGAAAGGTCTTTCAAGAtggtgattcccaggaatttaaatttgctcaccctctctgatttcccccaatgatcactggattgtaaacctctaattttcccttcctgaaatccccaatcagctccttagttttggtgacattgagtgaaaggttgttgttattacaccattcagccaagtttaaaATCTCCCTCCCgtgtgatgatttttttttacacagctcactactgtggtatcgtaagcaaatttgtaaatgatatTGTTGGACTGAGCCTCAcagtgtaaagcgagtagaaaGCGaacagagcagggggctaagtgtacatccctgtggtgctctggtactgacagagattgaggaggagaagttcttaccgatcctcactgtggtctggaggtgaggaaatccaggatccatttacatagtgggtgttgaggcccaggtcttggagtttgctgatcagtttgagGGGTTGAtgttgttaaatgccaaactgtagttgataaagagcatcctgatgtatgcatctttgctgtccaggtgttccagtgttttgtgtagagccagtgagatggcaactGCCATAGGTAGatctgttgctgtggtaggcaaattggaaaagaaccatgtcactgctcagacaggagctgattttGTGACTGGTAGTGCTATAAAGATTTTGGACATCTGGCAACACTGGCTCTCTCCCTCTTAACTCCAGGCTGCAAGCCATGGGCAGTTCCAGAGGGTTGACTGCGATGGTGGTGAACATTGCAAGTTTAACCCTCATTAATTTGTGTTCTCGGAATACCATGGCTGTGAGTGGTGGAAACTGTGTTTAACCCTCATGTTCCCAATCTGCAGTTCAGATGGTTtagctttgtgtgtgtgtccattttGTGAATGAATAGgcgtaaataaagaccactgttcaTTAATAACGTGTCCAGCCTCCCAATGTGGCTGAAAGGCATCTTCAGGATGAAGACCCACTTCAGTTAAGAACTGCACTTGGTGTCCAAAGAGGAAATGTGGTGAGGAACTTGAAATTGTGGCATTCCCTGCTGCCCGTGGTACTCGATCAGTGTAAACCCTTTCGGGTCTTAATCGCATACATCAAACAAGATATAAAGCACTCAAGAAAAAGAACAAAGActggaaatgctggaatctggagaaaataatgggctgctggatgaactcagtgggtcagatggCATCCATGGATAAAAATGGTCAGTTTTAATGTTTTGGTTTGGGACTCCTTATCGGGACATGTTAAGTCCTCCACCCTATCACTTCCTACCCAGCTTCTTTCTGTCTGTCTGTACACTTTGTGTGTATCCTTTATATCTCTAAAGGGCCCTGACACGAAATGTGGACGCAAAATTGTCTAATCTCCTGAATTTTCCAGCAAATCATTGTTTGCTTAAAACACATTGTTACTgataagaatataaaataaaagggataaaaataaaggagaaggagtataaaattagcttatttgcagacgacattatagtatacttaacagaaccagaggtatcagtaaaagaattaaataaattgaaggaatatggagaaatatcggggtacaagatcaacgcaaataaaagtgaagtgatgccaatgagtaacgcagactatacagaattttaaaaagaatcaccatttaaatggcaagcacaagttatccgatacctagggatcaggttagataataacttaagccacttgtacaaactaaattatcagccactaataaagaaattgcaggaagacttagaacattggaaagaattaccgctaacgttgatggGGAGGgtcaactgcattaaaatgaacgtgttcccaaggatacaatacttaaatcaaacgttaccaattcccttaacagaaattatttttaatgaattaaagagaacaataaggaaattcttgtggaaagggaggaatccaagggtctcttctttggcttggcttcgcggacgaagatttatggagggggtaaaaagtccacgtcagctgcaggctcatttgtggctgacaagtccgatgcgggacaggcagacacggttgcagcggttgcaggggaaaattggttggttggggttgggtgttgagtttttcctcctttgccttttgtcagtgaggtgggctctgcggtcttcttcaaaggaggttgctgcccgccaaactgtgaggcgccaagatgcacggtttgaggcattaacagcccactggcggtggtcaatgtggcaggcaccaagagatttctttaggcagttcttgtaccttttctttggtgcacctctgtcatggtggccagtggagagctcgccatataacacgatcttgggaaggcgatggtcctccattctggagacgtgacccatccagcgcagctggatcttcagcagcgtggactcgatgctgtcgacctctgccatctcgagtacttcgacgttagggatgaaagcgctccaatggatgttgagttagataaattaacagagaggtataatcaaggtggtttacagttaccaaattttagaaattattatagagccgcacaattaaggtatttatcagatttttatcagacaagggaaaaaccagactggactaagatagaactagataaaatagacgagaaggtaccggaacatatactttataag encodes:
- the LOC138738420 gene encoding uncharacterized protein isoform X6; amino-acid sequence: MWPRELFALSWAVLALGVAAGQRNPSKGGGQPARSWNRRAFDMLQGKVVCQRQAGPGWGRHPLGKGETDCSLWGSAGRSGQARSAGEKRDFMARARARGCLGKWEREMVRNLLADLPPPTYSRCGAEQGALRRNFKQRFHLHLLHQVIAMPLIQVSWKEAIELEFQTPAGKEALTKVKLYGTFLVFFLDEEKDWLPHQERNFSISIKKGRWSKHECPDQYIEVFKNCRAQWFRKWMTIQFMATSFRIMQD
- the LOC138738420 gene encoding uncharacterized protein isoform X4, encoding MWPRELFALSWAVLALGVAAGQRNPSKGGGQPARSWNRRAFDMLQGKVVCQRQAGPGWGRHPLGKGETDCSLWGSAGRSGQARSAGEKRDFMARARARGCLGKWEREMVRNLLADLPPPTYSRCGAEQGALRRNFKQRFHLHLLHQVIAMPLIQVSWKEAIELEFQTPAGKEALTKVKLYGTFLVFFLDEEKDWLPHQERNFSISIKKGRWSKHELVCVTDDSKYIILELPAKACEWFCSPSLQISMQMRPLCADKEETTFYTGYCSR
- the LOC138738420 gene encoding uncharacterized protein isoform X5; translation: MWPRELFALSWAVLALGVAAGQRNPSKGGGQPARSWNRRAFDMLQGKVVCQRQAGPGWGRHPLGKGETDCSLWGSAGRSGQARSAGEKRDFMARARARGCLGKWEREMVRNLLADLPPPTYSRCGAEQGALRRNFKQRFHLHLLHQVIAMPLIQVSWKEAIELEFQTPAGKEALTKVKLYGTFLVFFLDEEKDWLPHQERNFSISIKKGRWSKHERRRNGRQRHRRIVPELLSARSLSHRNYCLAGIQSDTLAFHPPFLPY
- the LOC138738420 gene encoding uncharacterized protein isoform X2; this translates as MWPRELFALSWAVLALGVAAGQRNPSKGGGQPARSWNRRAFDMLQGKVVCQRQAGPGWGRHPLGKGETDCSLWGSAGRSGQARSAGEKRDFMARARARGCLGKWEREMVRNLLADLPPPTYSRCGAEQGALRRNFKQRFHLHLLHQVIAMPLIQVSWKEAIELEFQTPAGKEALTKVKLYGTFLVFFLDEEKDWLPHQERNFSISIKKGRWSKHELVCVTDDSKYIILELPAKACEWFCSPSLQISMQMRPLCADTEEETTFYTGYCSR
- the LOC138738420 gene encoding uncharacterized protein isoform X1, which codes for MWPRELFALSWAVLALGVAAGQRNPSKGGGQPARSWNRRAFDMLQGKVVCQRQAGPGWGRHPLGKGETDCSLWGSAGRSGQARSAGEKRDFMARARARGCLGKWEREMVRNLLADLPPPTYSRCGAEQGALRRNFKQRFHLHLLHQVIAMPLIQVSWKEAIELEFQTPAGKEALTKVKLYGTFLVFFLDEEKDWLPHQERNFSISIKKGRWSKHECPDQYIEVFKNCRAQWFRKWMTIQFMATSFRIMQAKVICSGTAMETSPDNGLNCSWKMCVLHS
- the LOC138738420 gene encoding uncharacterized protein isoform X3; the protein is MWPRELFALSWAVLALGVAAGQRNPSKGGGQPARSWNRRAFDMLQGKVVCQRQAGPGWGRHPLGKGETDCSLWGSAGRSGQARSAGEKRDFMARARARGCLGKWEREMVRNLLADLPPPTYSRCGAEQGALRRNFKQRFHLHLLHQVIAMPLIQVSWKEAIELEFQTPAGKEALTKVKLYGTFLVFFLDEEKDWLPHQERNFSISIKKGRWSKHECPDQYIEVFKNCRAQWFRKWMTIQFMATSFRIMQAKVICSGLNCSWKMCVLHS